From one Ooceraea biroi isolate clonal line C1 chromosome 7, Obir_v5.4, whole genome shotgun sequence genomic stretch:
- the LOC105277720 gene encoding rho guanine nucleotide exchange factor 7 isoform X2, protein MNARDMSKPDAPKFVIALFSFKGKNNDELCFKKGDIITITQVDDEGWWEGTLNDKTGWFPSNYVKEYRISDGGHASIKTSPERSPQESPAHQKLNRDIVLKDIVDSERVNVAELQGLVNNFLQPLETSNILKKDEYKQLLGNIHEVLETHQYLLANLEATILQGLSARIGNLFLTIAPRLKSIHITYCNNHPQAVCILDRYRDELNEFMERSGAISPGILVLTTGLSKPFRRLDKYSAMLQELERYTEKNHPDRGDTQRSIAVYREIADHCASLRKQRELALQILTSGIKGWEGEELISLGEIVHVGSVTLATGVDRRDRYFVLFPTTLLVLSTSPRMSSFIYEGKLPLTGINVTATEDMDEIRNALEITGPMIESIVVLCATREERQRWIDLLIQERGASPLKSPTIPRPTNNQMNGKLQRPAVEPCTPPGIKTPWSLASLRPAPPLYSLKNFGKIDTTTDTSRIPRSCNERQFEEDAIILKVIEGYCLSVNARFTVHSGESNSVLDYESQKSRDRISSFTHNRNNWESCNDRTLSETVKTLKNQMTDLQSQMSLLTKQLDEERRSRLSLAATVKRSMGVIDG, encoded by the exons ATGAACGCGAGAGATATGTCGAAGCCCGATGCACCGAAATTCGTTATAGCGCTTTTCTCCTTCAAGGGAAAGAACAACGATGAA CTGTGCTTTAAGAAAGGtgatataataacaataacgcAAGTAGACGATGAAGGCTGGTGGGAGGGCACGCTAAATGACAAAACTGGTTGGTTTCCTTCGAACTATGTTAAGGAATATAGAATTTCAG ATGGTGGTCATGCATCGATTAAGACATCGCCAGAAAGGAGTCCACAGGAATCGCCCGCACATCAGAAACTTAATCGTGATATAGTATTAAAGGACATTGTTGATTCCGAGAGAGTGAATGTAGCAGAACTGCAAGGTttagtgaacaattttttACAACCTCTTGAAACATCAAACAT attaaaaaaagatgagTATAAGCAGCTACTTGGTAACATACACGAGGTCTTGGAGACTCATCAGTATCTGTTGGCAAATTTGGAAGCGACCATTTTGCAAGGACTCTCTGCAAGAATAGGGAATCTCTTTCTGACTATTGCACCGAGGCTGAAATCTATTCATATTACATACTGTAACAATCATCCGCAAGCCGTTTGTATATTGGATAGATACAG AGACGAACTAAATGAATTTATGGAACGTAGTGGAGCGATATCACCAGGTATATTAGTATTGACCACTGGGCTCAGCAAGCCGTTCCGCAGACTGGATAAATATTCTGCTATGCTTCAAGAGTTGGAAAGGTATACCGAGAAGAATCATCCCGACAGAGGTGACACCCAACGCAGCATAGCAGTGTATAGGGAAATTGCG GATCATTGCGCTTCCCTACGCAAGCAACGTGAATTAGCGCTCCAAATATTAACTAGTGGAATCAAAGGCTGGGAGGGTGAAGAGTTGATCTCACTGGGCGAGATTGTCCATGTCGGATCTGTGACTCTAGCGACTGGCGTGGATCGTAGAGACAGATACTTTGTTTTATTTCCCACCACGTTGCTGGTGCTCAGCACCAGTCCAAGAATGAGTTCCTTCATTTATGAG GGAAAGCTTCCGTTGACCGGCATTAATGTAACTGCAACCGAAGATATGGATGAAATAAGAAACGCTCTGGAAATCACTG GACCAATGATTGAAAGCATTGTCGTACTATGCGCCacgagagaagagaggcaACGTTGGATCGATCTTTTGATTCAGGAACGAGGCGCAAGTCCGTTGAAGTCACCGACCATACCTCGT cCGACGAACAACCAGATGAACGGGAAGCTTCAGCGACCAGCGGTGGAGCCTTGTACTCCTCCAGGGATTAAGACACCTTGGAGCCTTGCATCATTAAGACCTGCTCCTCCTTTGTACTCTCTTAAGAACTTTGGAAAAATAGATACCACTACAGATACATCGCGCAtaccacgatcatgta ATGAGCGACAGTTTGAAGAAGACGCGATCATACTGAAAGTAATAGAAGGTTATTGTCTTTCTGTCAATGCTCGATTTACTGTGCATTCTGGAgaatctaatt cGGTGTTAGATTATGAATCACAAAAATCACGCGACAGGATATCGTCATTTACGCATAATAGAAACAACTGGGAATCTTGTAATGATAG AACATTATCGGAAACTGTTAAGACTTTGAAGAATCAAATGACGGATTTACAATCGCAAATGTCATTACTAACAAAACAGTTAGATGAAGAGAGAAGATCAAGACTTTCGTTAGCAGCCACGGTGAAACGTAGTATGGGAGTCATAGACGGCTGA
- the LOC105277720 gene encoding uncharacterized protein LOC105277720 isoform X1 encodes MNARDMSKPDAPKFVIALFSFKGKNNDELCFKKGDIITITQVDDEGWWEGTLNDKTGWFPSNYVKEYRISDGGHASIKTSPERSPQESPAHQKLNRDIVLKDIVDSERVNVAELQGLVNNFLQPLETSNILKKDEYKQLLGNIHEVLETHQYLLANLEATILQGLSARIGNLFLTIAPRLKSIHITYCNNHPQAVCILDRYRDELNEFMERSGAISPGILVLTTGLSKPFRRLDKYSAMLQELERYTEKNHPDRGDTQRSIAVYREIADHCASLRKQRELALQILTSGIKGWEGEELISLGEIVHVGSVTLATGVDRRDRYFVLFPTTLLVLSTSPRMSSFIYEGKLPLTGINVTATEDMDEIRNALEITGPMIESIVVLCATREERQRWIDLLIQERGASPLKSPTIPRVSCHHPPYARLSRYFAKLVRRKIICPELVKKLLYIQYILRPDLSNVKMRKRNVTYAIFSTHSSGETSDTLTESRIQEEPRALHKSSLMLDVKYVINNDDLSTAGVANTSSLTNFVSRVDRNDRCTFETSKSLPVAGTMSRVLPSIPLASSKSYTSNLRYRNEFCREHLEIAHRRQHSDLTVKYLGTIERYPEGSGVPIRYLVPSVQRDDCGSIDEEFRETCANASLRSSDSGMAESYHLNSSEINSCYKSYASGHTKYTDPVRTSHSESDNDENKFEHQCICTSPFGSTPRDSGHSLSKNIDERASLARPSDIDNNLSADNSNNTGREMQQTVFTHVLTNYGDAKDKRYTQPIPYAHQCVIRKVGRRVARPIQPIIEECDETATQVYSSGLYAHWWLKKPIPMSGCTEQADEQPDEREASATSGGALYSSRD; translated from the exons ATGAACGCGAGAGATATGTCGAAGCCCGATGCACCGAAATTCGTTATAGCGCTTTTCTCCTTCAAGGGAAAGAACAACGATGAA CTGTGCTTTAAGAAAGGtgatataataacaataacgcAAGTAGACGATGAAGGCTGGTGGGAGGGCACGCTAAATGACAAAACTGGTTGGTTTCCTTCGAACTATGTTAAGGAATATAGAATTTCAG ATGGTGGTCATGCATCGATTAAGACATCGCCAGAAAGGAGTCCACAGGAATCGCCCGCACATCAGAAACTTAATCGTGATATAGTATTAAAGGACATTGTTGATTCCGAGAGAGTGAATGTAGCAGAACTGCAAGGTttagtgaacaattttttACAACCTCTTGAAACATCAAACAT attaaaaaaagatgagTATAAGCAGCTACTTGGTAACATACACGAGGTCTTGGAGACTCATCAGTATCTGTTGGCAAATTTGGAAGCGACCATTTTGCAAGGACTCTCTGCAAGAATAGGGAATCTCTTTCTGACTATTGCACCGAGGCTGAAATCTATTCATATTACATACTGTAACAATCATCCGCAAGCCGTTTGTATATTGGATAGATACAG AGACGAACTAAATGAATTTATGGAACGTAGTGGAGCGATATCACCAGGTATATTAGTATTGACCACTGGGCTCAGCAAGCCGTTCCGCAGACTGGATAAATATTCTGCTATGCTTCAAGAGTTGGAAAGGTATACCGAGAAGAATCATCCCGACAGAGGTGACACCCAACGCAGCATAGCAGTGTATAGGGAAATTGCG GATCATTGCGCTTCCCTACGCAAGCAACGTGAATTAGCGCTCCAAATATTAACTAGTGGAATCAAAGGCTGGGAGGGTGAAGAGTTGATCTCACTGGGCGAGATTGTCCATGTCGGATCTGTGACTCTAGCGACTGGCGTGGATCGTAGAGACAGATACTTTGTTTTATTTCCCACCACGTTGCTGGTGCTCAGCACCAGTCCAAGAATGAGTTCCTTCATTTATGAG GGAAAGCTTCCGTTGACCGGCATTAATGTAACTGCAACCGAAGATATGGATGAAATAAGAAACGCTCTGGAAATCACTG GACCAATGATTGAAAGCATTGTCGTACTATGCGCCacgagagaagagaggcaACGTTGGATCGATCTTTTGATTCAGGAACGAGGCGCAAGTCCGTTGAAGTCACCGACCATACCTCGTGTGAGTTGTCATCATCCTCCGTACGCGCGACTCTCGAGATACTTTGCGAAGCTCGTGAGGAGAAAGATCATATGTCCTGAATTAGTGAAGAAGCTGTTGTACATTCAATACATCTTGAGGCCGGATTTGAGTAACGTAAAAATGAGGAAGCGGAACGTGACCTATGCTATCTTCTCTACTCATAGTAGCGGAGAGACGTCCGACACACTGACCGAAAGCAGGATACAGGAGGAGCCGCGGGCGTTACATAAATCCTCGCTAATGCTAGACGTTAAGTACGTGATAAACAACGACGATCTCAGTACCGCGGGAGTAGCAAACACCTCCTCACTCACGAATTTCGTATCGAGAGTCGATCGCAACGATCGTTGTACCTTCGAGACTAGTAAGAGCTTACCGGTCGCTGGCACAATGAGCCGCGTCCTGCCGAGTATTCCGCTCGCGTCGAGCAAATCGTACACGTCGAATCTTCGGTACCGTAACGAATTCTGTCGGGAGCATTTGGAAATTGCGCATCGGCGACAGCACAGCGACCTAACGGTGAAGTACTTGGGAACGATTGAGCGTTATCCGGAGGGGTCGGGCGTGCCGATTCGATACCTCGTGCCTTCCGTCCAAAGAGACGACTGCGGTAGCATCGACGAGGAATTTCGAGAAACGTGCGCAAATGCTAGTCTGCGATCGTCGGATTCGGGAATGGCCGAGAGCTATCACTTGAACTCGTCCGAGATTAATTCTTGTTACAAGTCGTACGCGTCCGGTCACACCAAGTATACGGATCCCGTAAGAACGTCTCACAGCGAGAGCGATAACGATGAGAATAAGTTCGAGCATCAGTGCATTTGCACCTCGCCATTCGGCTCTACGCCTCGGGATAGTGGCCATTCCCTGTCGAAAAATATTGACGAGCGCGCAAGTCTCGCTAGACCTAGcgatatcgataataatcTTAGCGCTGATAATTCGAATAACACTGGGAGAGAAATGCAGCAAACTGTATTTACTCACGTCTTGACGAATTATGGAGACGCAAAAGACAAAAGGTATACGCAACCGATACCGTACGCACATCAGTGCGTAATTAGAAAAGTCGGGAGACGCGTAGCTCGTCCAATCCAGCCGATTATCGAGGAATGCGACGAAACGGCGACTCAGGTCTATTCATCCGGACTGTATGCTCATTGGTGGCTCAAGAAACCTATTCCGATGTCTGGATGCACGGAACAAG cCGACGAACAACCAGATGAACGGGAAGCTTCAGCGACCAGCGGTGGAGCCTTGTACTCCTCCAGGGATTAA
- the LOC105277540 gene encoding mediator of RNA polymerase II transcription subunit 11, with translation MTPPMERIQILEGIEKDIVVCLQSAGQACLELSKEKSSLKQAESQTHQFLKTLGHVETRLSEQINYLTQVSTGQPHEGSGYASQKVLQMAWHRLEHARSRVNELERIKNKLR, from the exons ATGACTCCGCCGATGGAACGAATCCAAATTTTGGAAGGCATCGAAAAGGATATTGTAGTGTGTTTGCAGAGTGCAG GACAGGCTTGCCTGGAACTGAGCAAAGAAAAATCTAGCTTGAAACAAGCAGAATCGCAAACGCATCAATTTTTGAAGACGCTAGGACACGTTGAGACCAGACTGAGCGAGCAAATCAATTATCTCACGCAAGTTTCTACAG GTCAACCACACGAAGGTTCTGGATATGCAAGCCAAAAGGTGCTCCAGATGGCATGGCACAGATTGGAGCACGCACGCAGTAGAGTTAATGAATTGGagcgtataaaaaataaactacgataa
- the LOC105277719 gene encoding cytochrome b-c1 complex subunit Rieske, mitochondrial, which produces NIFDSGFKKLCRYAHTDIPRPDFEEYRRKSTQDPIIPAAESADERKALNCLATFVGSVAGLYTFKSHLLHYVSFFSPSRDILAEARLEVKLNNIPEGKVSIIKWRGKPVFVYHRTQSIIDQERAVSLSELRDPETDEVRVKRSEWLVVIGICTHLGCVPIPNAGVIPGGFFCPCHGSHFDAAGRVRKGPAPTNMEIPEYKFISDDTIIIG; this is translated from the exons aacatttttgacTCAGGTTTTAAGAAGTTATGCAGATACGCTCACACTGATATACCAAGACCAGATTTTGAAGAATATCGACGGAAATCCACTCAGGATCCCATCATACCAGCTGCGGAAAGTGCGGATGAACGAAAAGCGCTTAATTGTCTTGCTACTTTCG TTGGCAGTGTTGCTGGATTGTACACTTTCAAGTCTCACTTGTTACACTATGTATCTTTCTTCTCGCCCTCGCGAGACATACTAGCAGAAGCTCGATTAGAAGTGAAACTAAATAATATACCAGAGGGAAAAGTGTCTATTATCAAGTGGCGCGGTAAACCCGTATTCGTGTATCATCG GACTCAATCGATCATCGATCAGGAAAGAGCCGTGAGCCTGTCGGAGTTGCGCGACCCGGAAACGGACGAGGTTAGAGTCAAGAGATCGGAGTGGCTAGTCGTGATAGGAATCTGTACGCATCTGGGATGCGTGCCGATCCCGAACGCCGGTGTTATACCGGGTGGCTTCTTTTGCCCGTGTCACGGTTCGCATTTCGATGCGGCCGGCCGCGTACGAAAGGGACCGGCGCCAACAAACATGGAGATACCCGAGTACAAATTCATAAGCGACGATACTATCATTATAGGCTAA
- the LOC105277535 gene encoding vanin-like protein 1: protein MDQRWIVIYVLIACTHLSYQLSTPDSSSYIAAVVEYPPIYVKDNAEATLRANTDAYIKHINAAGIKNTDIIVFPEDGLTTVHLPKREKMQDWATIIPDASDNYTPCTQSTIEVSETLKRISCAAKENRIYVVINIAEKLPCTDAGCAEDKMFYYNSNVVFDRTGKIIARYRKTNLFVEPQFNVTSIPEIVIFKTDFGVNFGTFICFDILFHEPALQLTRLRQITDIVYPTAWFSEAPFLTAVQTQAGWSFGEDVNLLASGYNRPGSGNTGSGIYLGRKGIGKAVFASTTHEELLIFEVPKIKEKTKWNRHHDHSEDHDESLSSHKKEHDELRKKREDNGNNDKVLLLHDNIHAFETVPLEGSVMKNICQNGFCCEFNVNVTTVDPNTKYRLAVFSGNRRYVVVEAGVQACGVIQCSNDSIASCGSVEESETMFGNIDITATFHDYKNVLIMPSTLTPDFLPLSNWKYDEHVHDDHVHISMSLNNNTNNLVTFGIYARNFSKSSSSRVSFDIINYFIALISLLLLRF from the exons ATGGATCAGCGATGGATCGTTATCTATGTATTAATAGCATGCACACATCTATCTTATCAG TTATCAACTCCAGATTCATCAAGTTATATAGCAGCAGTAGTAGAATATCCTCCAATATATGTGAAAGATAACGCTGAAGCAACTTTGAGAGCAAATACTGATGCATACATCAAACACATCAATGCGGCTGGAATCAAG AATACAGATATAATTGTTTTCCCTGAAGATGGTTTGACAACAGTTCATTTAcctaaaagagaaaagatgcAAGATTGGGCAACCATCATTCCTGATGCTTCAGACAATTACACACCCTGCACTCAGAGTACCATTGAAGTTAGCGAA ACACTGAAGAGAATATCGTGTGCCGCAAAGGAGAATCGAATCTATGTAGTGATCAATATCGCGGAGAAACTGCCTTGTACTGATGCCGGATGCGCGGAGGACAAGATGTTTTATTACAACAGCAACGTTGTATTTGATCGTACGGGGAAGATTATCGCCAG GTATCGCAAAACGAATCTCTTTGTGGAGCCACAGTTTAATGTGACATCTATACCAGAAATAGTGATTTTTAAGACTGATTTTGGAGTAAACTTTGGCACCTTCATATGTTTCGACATATTGTTTCACGAGCCTGCATTGCAATTGACGAGACTTCGTCAGATTACTGATATCGTGTATCCTACAGCATGGTTTTCTGAAGCACCATTCTTAACGG CTGTGCAAACGCAAGCAGGATGGTCGTTCGGCGAAGATGTAAATCTTTTAGCTTCTGGCTATAACAGACCTGGATCAGGCAATACCGGCAGTGGAATTTATCTAG GTCGCAAAGGAATAGGCAAGGCAGTATTTGCATCCACTACGCACGAAGAACTTTTGATATTTGAAGTACCTAAAATAAAGGAGAAAACTAAGTGGAATCGTCATCATGATCATTCGGAAGATCATGATGAAAGCCTTTCATCGCACAAGAAAGAGCATGATGAATTGCGAAAGAAACGAGAAGACAACGGAAATAACGACAAAGTATTATTGTTGCACGATAACATTCACGCCTTTGAGACAGTTCCTTTGGAAGGAAGCGTCATGAAGAATATCTGTCAGAATGGCTTTTGTTGCGAATTTAATGTGAACGTTACGACGGTAGACCCAAACACAAAATATCGCTTAGCGGTTTTCAGCGGTAACCGCCGTTACGTTGTCGTTGAAGCTGGAGTGCAAGCGTGCGGTGTGATTCAATGCTCAAATGACTCAATCGCGTCGTGTGGTTCGGTAGAAGAATCGGAAACGATGTTCGGCAACATCGACATCACGGCGACGTTCCacgattataaaaatgttttgatcATGCCTTCCACGTTAACGCCAGACTTTCTTCCGTTGTCAAATTGGAAGTACGATGAACATGTTCATGATGATCACGTGCATATCAGCATGtccttaaataataatacgaacAATCTAGTGACATTTGGAATATATGCGAGGAATTTTAGCAAAAGTAGTTCAAGCCGAGTTTCtttcgatataattaattatttcattgcgTTAATAAGCTTGTTATTATTAAGATtctaa